The genome window GAATGCAGGTCGTGCATCGGCGCGACGGGGTCGTCTGGCTCTCCGATCTCACCCGACCGTTCGTGATCGTGCTGGTGGCGACAGCGACGGTCGAGAACCCGCTCCGGCCGCTCGCGCACCTAGGCGTGGGGTGCGAGAGCCGCGCCGAGGTCGATCGCCTGGCCGCGCTCGCAGCACAGGAGGGCCGTCTGATCGCGGGCCCGTCCGACGCCGGTCCGCCGGTCGGATACTGGGCGTTCGTCCGCGACCCCGACGGCCACACGCTCGAGCTCTCGTTCGGTCAGGAGGTCGGGCTCACCGTGGAAGGAGAGAAGCGATGAAGCTGGTTGCGCTCTCGGGCTCGCTGCGCGGGGCGTCGCTGAACCGCAAGCTACTGGATCTGTCGCTGCGGGTTCTCGAGAAGGAGGGCGCGCAGGTGGACCGCATCGATCTGCGCGCGCTCGAGCTGCCGTTCTACGACGGCGACCTGGAGACGGCCTCGGGCCTGCCGGTCGGCGCGCAGGAGCTGGTGGCGCGAATCGCAGCGGCCGACGGGCTCGTGATCTCGTCGCCGGAGTACAACTACTCCGTGCCGGCCGTGCTGAAGAACGCGATCGACTGGGTCACGCGCGCGAAGCCCATGCCGCTGCGCGGGAAGACCGCCGTGCTGATGTCCGCATCGCCGTCGCTGGTCGGCGGGAACCGCGGGCTCTGGGTGTTGCGGATGTCGCTCGAGGTGGTCGGCGTGCACGTCTACCCGGACATGTTCTCGCTCGGGTCGGCGCACCAGGCCTTCGACGACGCGGGCGAGCTCGGCGATCCGGCGCTCGGCCGCTTCCTGCGCTTCGTGCTCACGGGCTTTGCGCGCGCCACCCGGCTGCACGCGCAGCCTCCGACGTGAGGGCGACGCGATGAGCGTGGCGCGCTCGCCGCTGTCTCCCGAGCAAGTTCGGGCCTTCCACCAGTCACTCTCGAACTGGGGCCGGTTCGGCGCGCGCGATCAGCTCGGCACGCTGAATCTGATCACGCCCGAGAAGCGCGTGGCCGCGGCCCGGCTCGTGCGCAGCGGGCGAACCGTTTCTGCGTCGCGGCCGCTGCCGACGCTGCCCGGCCCCGAGAATCCGAACCCCGTCGCGCACCACATGACCGGCACCGCGACCGAGGGCTGGGGCGGCGACTACTTCGCGATCGCGCCGCACGGCTTCGCCACCTCTCACATCGACGCGCTCTGCCACATCTTCCACGAGGGGAAGCTGTACAACGGCTACCCGATCGAGAGCGTGACCGCGCACGGCGCGCTCGAGCTCGGCATCCACGAGCTGAGCTCCGGCGTCGTCTCGCGCGGCATCCTGCTCGACGTGCCGCGATCGCGCGGCGTGCCTTTTCTCGACAGCGGCGAGCCGATCTTCCCCGACGACCTCGAGCGCGCCGAGCGGGACGCGCGCCTGCGCGTAGAGCCGGGCGACCTCCTGCTGGTGCGCACGGGACGCTGGGCGCTTCGCGACGCGCGCGGGCCGTGGGATCCGCGCGTCTCGCTCGCGGGCCTGGACGCCTCGTGCCTGCCGTGGCTGCACGAGCGCGGCGTGGCGGCGCTGGGCTGCGATGGCGTCTCCGACGTCATTCCCTCGCGAGTCCCTGGCGTGGGCCTGCCGATCCACTCCGTCGCGATCGCTGCGCTCGGCCTGCACCTGATCGACAACCTGGAGCTCGAGCCGCTCGCCAGCGCCTGCGCGGCCGAAGCGCGCTGGGAGTTCCTGCTCACGCTCGCGCCGCTGGTGCTGCTGCGCGGCACCGCCTCGCCGCTGAACCCGATCGCGGTCTTCTGATGTCCGCGAGCTCTGGCTCGAGGCCGGCTCGGCGCAGAACCCGTGGTTCGACGATCTCGGCCGAGATCCGCGGATCGCTTTCCGCGCCGAGGGCCGAGACGGCGAATTCCTGGCGTGCGTTTCGAGGACTTCTCGGCGCGCGCACCGATCCGCGCGCTGCTGCGCGAGAAATACGGACTGCGCGACCGCTGGGTCGGGCTCTTCGTCGACCAGTCTCGCTCGCTCGTCGTGCGCCTGGGCCCGGTCGAGCCCTGAGCCGCGATCAGCGCGGGCCGCTCTGCCTCTCGAGCGGGAGCATGATGTTCGAGCCGGCGCCGACCACCTGCGGCGAGACGCCGTTCCACTTCTCGACCATCTTCAGCTCCACGAGCTTCGGCGCCTGCTCGAGCGCCTCGCCCTGGATGCGGATCGACTCCGCGTCGGCGGTGGCCTTGATGATCAGCGTCTCGGCGTCGGTCTTCGCCTGCTGCATCTTGAAGATCGCCTTCTCGGCCTCCTGCTGCTGCACCATCTTGGCCTCGATCGCCTGCTCGAGCTCGCGCGAGAGCTTCACGTCCTCGATCACGAGGTCCTCGATGATCAGCAGGCTTCCAACCTTCTCGCGCGAGGACGCGAGCGCCGCCGCCTTGACCTGCTCGCGCGATTTCACGATGTCGGCGGCGGTGCGCAGCGCGGTGGCCTCCTTGGTCGCTTCCTGCACACGCGGCAGGATCAGCTTCTCGAACGGGTGGCCCGCGTAGTCGCGCAGCACCGAGACCACCGATGTCTCCGGGATCCGGTACAGCACCTTGAGCTGGATCGTGATCTGCTGCAGGTCGGACGAGAAGCAGTCCGCGCCGATCTCGCGCGTGTCCTGCTGCACGTTCACGCGCCAGATCTGGGTGACCATGGGCAACCGCATGCCGAAGCCAGGCGCGACGAACTGATCCGACATCGTGCCGAGCGTGACGTGCACGCCACGCTCGCCGGGCTGCACGACGTAGAAGCTGTTCAGCAGCACCATGGCGACGAGCAAGCCGAGAACCGCCGTTCCGATCAAGCGTGGATTCATGGCTGCAACGTACACCATCTGCCGCGGCGAGCGTTGCGACGCCCCGATCGAGTCGTGCGGTTTGCGGCCGGCTACGGCTTGGCGAGCGCCTCGTGCGCCTTGGCGAGCGCGTCGTACTCCCCCGCCGCGGATTCCGCCAGCGTCGCGAGCTTGTCGCAGTGCGCCTTCTGCGCCTGCAGCGTGGCGAGCTTTCCGCCGGAATACGATGCGCCCATCCTTCTGTGGTAGGCGGCGTCCTCGCGCGCGGCCGTGGCCCGGGCCTTGAAGTAGTTGGCGAGCGCAAGATGTTGCTCGGGCGTGGTCGCCGACTCGATCAGCAGCTGTTCGAGCCCGTGATCCGCCGCGTCGTTCGCGGTCGCCAGCCCCGTCGGCAGCAGGCCGAGTCCGAGGCAGACAACGAGAACCCTCACTCCCGACATGATCTCCTCCTTCCGCGAGCTGCGGCGCTCCGCCTGCGATGCAAGCCCCGGGCCGCCGCCTGGCGGGAGGGAAGCATTCGGCGGCGTCGATGAGCTTGCGCTCGTGCCCAGGGAGCAGGCAAGGGATGGTCGGCTCCTGGGCACGGGCACCCGGAGCCGCCCATCAGCGGCGCGCCGCTACCGCGTCATCTGGATGAACTGCTCGATCAGCGCGCAGGCGGTCTCGGGCGCGTCCTCTTGGATGAAGTGCCCGACACCGGGAAGCGTGACGACCGGGCCTTTCGGCCAGGTCGAGCGGAACGTGCCCACGGCCATCTCGGTGGGGATCGCGCGGTCGGCTTCGCCGTGGACGTACATCGCCGGCTTGGCGGCGAGCGCGGGCAGGTTCGCGATCCGCTCGAAGATCACCGCCATCGTCGCGGGAGAGTTGATGCAGGCCGGGAAGGCCAGCGCTCCCTTGCAGTCCTCGGGCGTTCGGAAGTGCGCGGCGTAGGCGCGAACCCAGGTCTCGTCCACGTGCGCGGCGCGCTCGAAGCCGATTCGCTTCAGCACCGACAGGATCGTCGCGCCCAGGTTCGATAGCACCGCCCGGCTCTCGTCGGTCTGCACCCACTCGAACCAGGGGAAGTCCGCGACCGTCTTCACGTTCGCGGGCGTTCGGCCGGGCATTCCCGTGTTCATGTAGCAGAGGCGCTTCACGCGGCCGGGATTGCGCAGCGCGACGCCGCTCGCGATCGGGCCGCCCCAGTCCTGCCCCACGAAGGTGATCGAGTCGAGCTGCAGGTGATCGAGGAGTCGTTCGAGGTTCTCGACGTGGTCGCGGATCGAGTAGTCGCGGTCCTGGGGCGTGGCGCTCTTGCCGAACCCCATATGGTCGGGAACGACGACGCGACCGTGGCGAGCGAGCCGCGGAATGAACTCGCGGTACAGGTAGCCCCAGGTCGGCTCGCCGTGCAGACACACGATCGGATCACCCTCGCCCTCGTCGACGTAGTGCATGCGGAAGCCGTTGCCGTCGTAGAAGCGGGGGCGGAAGGGCCAGGTTCCGTCGAAGCTCTCGTCTGCGGGGATCAATTCCCGTCTCCTCGTCACCAGCGGTGCGCGAATTCCTCGGCCCAGCCGATCAGGCCGTCGACCGCGATCTCGCTGCCAGGGACGCGCACGCGTCCGCGCCAGCGCCCGAACGCGCAGACGCCTCCGGTCGCGATCACGCCCAGGTCGAGCTTCGGCGTGTGCGCGGCGACCGGCTCGAGCACCAGGTCGAGCGCGCCGGAGTGCTCGGCGACCACGCGCCAGGGCTTGCGCCACTGGCTCGCGTCGTACTCCCAGCGCAGGTCCTCCATGATCTTGTGCAGCCGGCCGTTGCACAGGATTCCGTTCTCGTTCGAGCCGGTACCGGTGGTCCACTTCGCGCCGAAGTTCACGCCGAGCAGCGCGTCGCCCGCCCAGCCGGTGGCCACGCCCCAGTTCCAGAACGAGCGGTGCGGCCAGATTCCGCGGCCCCAGTCCTGCACCGCGAAGCAGGTGCGCGGATCGAGCGCGTAGCGGCGCTCGCCCGCGCGCACCTCGCCCTCGCACGGCAGCGCAGCGTGCTTCGAGTTGCACTGGAAGCGGGTCGCGCTCCAGGGCACGACCACGTTCAGGCTCTCGTGACCCGCGGGCCTGTGCACGGCGAAGTCGGCCGCGATCTCG of Deltaproteobacteria bacterium contains these proteins:
- a CDS encoding VOC family protein, whose translation is MHDLGLTHVALSSSDLDATVAFWSRYARMQVVHRRDGVVWLSDLTRPFVIVLVATATVENPLRPLAHLGVGCESRAEVDRLAALAAQEGRLIAGPSDAGPPVGYWAFVRDPDGHTLELSFGQEVGLTVEGEKR
- a CDS encoding NAD(P)H-dependent oxidoreductase, with translation MKLVALSGSLRGASLNRKLLDLSLRVLEKEGAQVDRIDLRALELPFYDGDLETASGLPVGAQELVARIAAADGLVISSPEYNYSVPAVLKNAIDWVTRAKPMPLRGKTAVLMSASPSLVGGNRGLWVLRMSLEVVGVHVYPDMFSLGSAHQAFDDAGELGDPALGRFLRFVLTGFARATRLHAQPPT
- a CDS encoding cyclase family protein; translated protein: MSVARSPLSPEQVRAFHQSLSNWGRFGARDQLGTLNLITPEKRVAAARLVRSGRTVSASRPLPTLPGPENPNPVAHHMTGTATEGWGGDYFAIAPHGFATSHIDALCHIFHEGKLYNGYPIESVTAHGALELGIHELSSGVVSRGILLDVPRSRGVPFLDSGEPIFPDDLERAERDARLRVEPGDLLLVRTGRWALRDARGPWDPRVSLAGLDASCLPWLHERGVAALGCDGVSDVIPSRVPGVGLPIHSVAIAALGLHLIDNLELEPLASACAAEARWEFLLTLAPLVLLRGTASPLNPIAVF
- a CDS encoding prohibitin family protein, translated to MVYVAAMNPRLIGTAVLGLLVAMVLLNSFYVVQPGERGVHVTLGTMSDQFVAPGFGMRLPMVTQIWRVNVQQDTREIGADCFSSDLQQITIQLKVLYRIPETSVVSVLRDYAGHPFEKLILPRVQEATKEATALRTAADIVKSREQVKAAALASSREKVGSLLIIEDLVIEDVKLSRELEQAIEAKMVQQQEAEKAIFKMQQAKTDAETLIIKATADAESIRIQGEALEQAPKLVELKMVEKWNGVSPQVVGAGSNIMLPLERQSGPR
- a CDS encoding alpha/beta fold hydrolase, with the translated sequence MIPADESFDGTWPFRPRFYDGNGFRMHYVDEGEGDPIVCLHGEPTWGYLYREFIPRLARHGRVVVPDHMGFGKSATPQDRDYSIRDHVENLERLLDHLQLDSITFVGQDWGGPIASGVALRNPGRVKRLCYMNTGMPGRTPANVKTVADFPWFEWVQTDESRAVLSNLGATILSVLKRIGFERAAHVDETWVRAYAAHFRTPEDCKGALAFPACINSPATMAVIFERIANLPALAAKPAMYVHGEADRAIPTEMAVGTFRSTWPKGPVVTLPGVGHFIQEDAPETACALIEQFIQMTR
- a CDS encoding DUF2804 domain-containing protein, with translation MTATTRPLPDHLPILDRPGASRVSEAVYAEREITAPVDLCDARGRLNPAAVGFARQPLFRANLSGHWPRKKRWNFWNWIGPDFVFSVTLADIDLTSFCSFTLTDFRDGAHWAGSSYGRPGRFDLPEQVEASVAFSGAGIEYANRIDGGDLAVRFGGRASDGTEIAADFAVHRPAGHESLNVVVPWSATRFQCNSKHAALPCEGEVRAGERRYALDPRTCFAVQDWGRGIWPHRSFWNWGVATGWAGDALLGVNFGAKWTTGTGSNENGILCNGRLHKIMEDLRWEYDASQWRKPWRVVAEHSGALDLVLEPVAAHTPKLDLGVIATGGVCAFGRWRGRVRVPGSEIAVDGLIGWAEEFAHRW